Proteins encoded in a region of the Bacillus methanolicus genome:
- the trmFO gene encoding FADH(2)-oxidizing methylenetetrahydrofolate--tRNA-(uracil(54)-C(5))-methyltransferase TrmFO produces the protein MNETTVNVIGAGLAGSEAAWQLAKRGIKVRLYEMRPVKQTPAHHTDKFAELVCSNSLRANTLTNAVGVLKEEMRILDSVIIRSADDCAVPAGGALAVDRHEFAAKVTDRVKNHENVTVINEEVTEIPEGPTIIATGPLTSEALSEQLRKLTGEDYLYFYDAAAPIIEKDSIDMDKVYLKSRYDKGEAAYLNCPMTEEEFNRFYDALISAETVPLKEFEKEIFFEGCMPIEVMASRGKKTLLFGPMKPVGLEDPRTGKRPFAVVQLRQDDAAGTLYNIVGFQTHLKWGPQKEVIRMIPGLENAEIVRYGVMHRNTFINSPKVLKATYQFKNRPDLFFAGQMTGVEGYVESAASGLIAGINAARLVKGQDPVEFPRETAIGSMARYITTANPDNFQPMNANFGLFPELPEKIKGKKERNERHANRALETIQNFVKNL, from the coding sequence ATGAATGAAACAACGGTGAACGTGATCGGTGCGGGCCTTGCCGGCAGTGAAGCAGCCTGGCAGCTGGCAAAGCGCGGAATAAAGGTTCGATTATATGAAATGAGGCCTGTAAAACAAACACCTGCCCATCATACAGATAAATTTGCTGAGCTCGTTTGCAGCAACTCATTAAGGGCAAATACATTAACAAACGCTGTCGGCGTTTTAAAAGAAGAAATGAGAATCCTTGATTCTGTCATCATCCGTTCTGCGGATGATTGCGCGGTTCCTGCAGGCGGAGCCCTTGCTGTTGACCGGCATGAATTTGCGGCAAAAGTAACAGACCGGGTGAAAAACCATGAAAATGTGACGGTTATTAATGAGGAAGTGACAGAAATTCCGGAAGGTCCTACGATCATTGCTACCGGACCATTAACAAGCGAAGCCCTATCAGAGCAGTTGAGAAAATTAACAGGCGAAGATTATTTATATTTCTACGATGCAGCAGCTCCTATCATTGAAAAAGACAGTATCGACATGGATAAAGTTTATTTAAAGTCTCGTTATGATAAAGGAGAAGCGGCATATTTAAACTGTCCGATGACAGAAGAGGAATTTAACCGCTTTTATGATGCACTTATTTCTGCTGAAACAGTGCCTTTAAAGGAATTTGAAAAAGAAATCTTTTTTGAAGGCTGCATGCCAATTGAAGTAATGGCATCCCGAGGAAAAAAAACATTGCTGTTTGGGCCAATGAAACCTGTCGGATTGGAAGATCCCCGTACAGGCAAGCGGCCGTTTGCGGTTGTTCAGCTTCGCCAAGATGATGCAGCAGGAACACTTTATAATATTGTTGGCTTCCAAACTCATTTGAAATGGGGACCGCAAAAAGAAGTGATCCGCATGATTCCGGGTCTAGAAAATGCTGAAATTGTTCGCTACGGCGTTATGCATCGCAACACATTTATTAACTCACCGAAAGTGTTAAAAGCAACGTACCAGTTTAAAAACCGGCCGGATTTATTTTTTGCCGGGCAGATGACAGGTGTAGAAGGGTATGTAGAATCGGCAGCCAGCGGATTAATTGCCGGTATTAATGCTGCCCGCCTTGTTAAAGGACAGGACCCTGTTGAGTTTCCTAGAGAAACAGCCATCGGAAGCATGGCGCGGTATATAACGACTGCCAACCCGGACAATTTTCAGCCGATGAATGCCAATTTTGGGTTGTTTCCTGAGCTTCCGGAAAAAATCAAAGGCAAAAAAGAGAGAAATGAAAGGCATGCAAACAGAGCATTGGAAACAATTCAGAACTTTGTGAAAAATTTGTAA
- the xerC gene encoding tyrosine recombinase XerC: MIANVNVSLKLFIEYLQIEKNYSQYTVVHYQQDIRDFFMFMSEQAIGGLADVQYFDVRLYLTKLYEKKLSRKSVARKISSLRSFYKFLLREKLVKENPFSLVSMPKQEKRLPDFFYEEELAELFKACEDQTPLGQRNRALLEVLYATGIRVSECSQIKLSDLDMYLATVLVHGKGHKERYVPFGSFAHEALETYINDGRKQLLNGKETHDYLFVNFRGGPLTDRGIRMILNSLIEKSSLNGKIHPHKLRHTFATHLLSNGADMRTVQELLGHAYLSSTQVYTHVTNEHLRKTYMSYHPRA; the protein is encoded by the coding sequence GTGATAGCAAATGTGAACGTTTCATTAAAGTTATTTATTGAATATTTACAAATAGAGAAAAATTACTCACAATATACAGTTGTGCATTACCAACAGGATATTAGAGATTTCTTTATGTTCATGTCTGAACAAGCAATAGGCGGACTTGCCGACGTACAATATTTTGATGTGCGCCTGTATTTGACAAAGCTATATGAGAAAAAGCTTTCAAGAAAATCGGTTGCACGCAAAATATCAAGTCTGAGAAGCTTTTATAAATTTTTGCTGAGGGAAAAGCTTGTAAAAGAAAATCCTTTTTCTCTTGTTTCCATGCCTAAACAAGAGAAAAGGCTTCCCGATTTTTTTTATGAAGAGGAATTGGCAGAACTGTTTAAAGCTTGTGAAGATCAAACTCCTCTTGGCCAGCGGAACCGGGCTCTTCTTGAAGTTTTATATGCTACCGGCATTCGCGTCAGTGAATGCAGCCAAATTAAGCTCTCTGACCTTGATATGTATTTAGCAACAGTACTCGTTCACGGAAAAGGACATAAAGAACGATATGTTCCATTCGGGAGTTTTGCACATGAAGCATTGGAAACCTACATAAATGACGGCAGGAAGCAATTATTAAATGGCAAAGAGACACATGATTATTTATTTGTAAACTTTCGGGGAGGCCCATTAACGGACAGAGGCATCCGAATGATCTTAAATTCACTGATCGAAAAATCTTCCCTTAACGGAAAAATACACCCTCATAAGCTGCGCCATACATTTGCAACGCATTTGTTGAGCAACGGAGCTGATATGAGAACGGTGCAGGAGCTTTTGGGACACGCATATTTATCATCAACTCAAGTATATACTCATGTTACAAATGAACATTTAAGAAAAACGTATATGTCTTATCACCCAAGGGCATAG
- the hslV gene encoding ATP-dependent protease subunit HslV, translating to MSQFHATTIFAIQHKGKCAMAGDGQVTFGNAVVMKHTARKVRKLFNGKVIAGFAGSVADAFTLFEMFEGKLEEFNGNLKRAAVELAKKWRSDKVLRQLEAMLIVMDENNMLLISGTGEVIEPDDGILAIGSGGNYALSAGRSLKRYAGEELTAKEIAKAALEIAAEICVYTNHNIIVEEL from the coding sequence ATGTCACAATTTCACGCAACGACCATTTTTGCCATTCAACATAAAGGGAAATGTGCAATGGCCGGGGACGGCCAAGTTACATTCGGAAATGCGGTTGTGATGAAGCATACTGCAAGAAAAGTCCGCAAGTTGTTCAATGGGAAAGTAATTGCGGGTTTTGCAGGTTCTGTTGCCGATGCTTTTACTCTGTTTGAAATGTTTGAAGGCAAGCTTGAGGAATTTAACGGCAATTTGAAAAGAGCTGCTGTTGAGCTTGCAAAAAAATGGCGCAGCGACAAGGTGTTACGACAGTTGGAAGCTATGCTGATTGTCATGGATGAAAACAATATGCTTTTAATTTCCGGAACGGGCGAAGTAATTGAGCCGGATGATGGCATCCTTGCCATTGGTTCGGGCGGGAATTATGCGCTTTCTGCGGGACGGTCATTAAAGCGGTATGCCGGCGAAGAGCTTACTGCCAAAGAGATTGCTAAAGCGGCGCTTGAAATAGCAGCGGAAATTTGCGTCTATACGAATCACAATATTATCGTCGAGGAGCTATGA
- the hslU gene encoding HslU--HslV peptidase ATPase subunit: MVKTSNLTPRQIVERLDQYIIGQKDAKKAVAVALRNRYRRSLLSEKLRDEISPKNILMIGPTGVGKTEIARRMAKLVGAPFIKVEATKFTEVGYVGRDVESMVRDLVETSVRLVKEEKMNSVKERAEEHANRRLVELLVPSAKKSANYKNPLEMLFGGGNSQPDAESSTSDDQSIQEKRRVIKEKLALGQLEDEIVTVEVEEQQPSMFDLLQGSGIEQMGVNMQDALSSLLPKRRKKRKLPVREARKVLTNEEAQKLIDMDEVIQDAVSRAEQNGIIFIDEIDKIASRNSGGSTVDVSREGVQRDILPIVEGSTVVTKYGPVKTDHILFIAAGAFHMAKPSDLIPELQGRFPIRVELTKLTVDDFYRILIEPDNALIKQYEALLETEGIQIEFSDDAIRKIAEVAYEVNQNTDNIGARRLHTILEKLLEDLSFEAPDITMDKITITPQYVEEKLGAISRNKDLSQFIL, encoded by the coding sequence ATGGTGAAAACGTCAAATTTAACACCAAGGCAAATCGTTGAGCGGCTTGACCAGTATATTATTGGACAAAAAGATGCAAAAAAAGCCGTTGCAGTCGCTTTACGAAATAGATATCGCAGAAGCTTGCTAAGTGAAAAACTCCGGGATGAAATTAGTCCAAAGAATATTTTAATGATTGGGCCCACAGGGGTCGGTAAAACTGAAATCGCCCGGCGGATGGCTAAGCTCGTCGGGGCTCCATTTATTAAAGTAGAAGCAACGAAATTCACCGAAGTCGGCTATGTTGGACGCGATGTTGAATCAATGGTTCGTGATCTCGTCGAAACATCTGTCCGTTTAGTAAAAGAAGAAAAAATGAACAGTGTAAAAGAACGGGCAGAAGAGCATGCCAATCGCAGACTTGTTGAGCTGCTTGTTCCATCTGCCAAAAAATCTGCCAATTATAAAAATCCTCTTGAAATGCTCTTCGGCGGAGGAAATTCTCAGCCAGATGCGGAATCAAGCACTTCTGACGATCAAAGCATTCAAGAAAAAAGAAGAGTAATAAAAGAAAAGTTGGCTCTAGGCCAGCTTGAAGATGAAATCGTTACGGTTGAAGTTGAAGAACAGCAGCCTTCTATGTTTGATTTGCTTCAAGGTTCAGGCATAGAGCAAATGGGAGTAAATATGCAAGATGCACTCAGCAGCTTATTGCCGAAAAGAAGAAAAAAAAGAAAGCTGCCTGTCCGTGAAGCCCGTAAAGTATTAACGAATGAAGAAGCTCAAAAATTAATTGATATGGATGAAGTCATTCAAGATGCCGTCAGCAGGGCTGAACAAAACGGTATTATTTTTATTGATGAAATTGATAAAATAGCAAGCAGAAACAGCGGGGGCTCAACAGTTGATGTCTCGCGCGAGGGAGTTCAGAGGGATATTCTCCCGATCGTAGAAGGCTCAACAGTTGTTACGAAATATGGACCTGTTAAAACGGATCATATTTTATTTATCGCAGCGGGTGCGTTCCATATGGCGAAACCGTCAGATTTAATCCCCGAGCTCCAGGGCCGCTTCCCGATACGGGTAGAGCTGACAAAGCTGACAGTAGATGATTTCTATCGCATTTTGATTGAACCGGATAATGCGTTAATTAAACAATATGAAGCATTATTGGAAACAGAAGGTATACAAATTGAATTTTCTGACGATGCTATTCGTAAGATTGCAGAAGTTGCTTATGAAGTAAATCAAAACACTGACAATATTGGTGCTCGGCGATTGCACACAATTTTAGAGAAGCTTCTTGAAGATTTATCGTTTGAAGCACCGGATATTACGATGGATAAAATCACGATCACCCCTCAATATGTCGAAGAAAAATTAGGGGCAATTTCCCGAAATAAAGATTTAAGCCAATTTATCCTTTAA
- the codY gene encoding GTP-sensing pleiotropic transcriptional regulator CodY: MDLLSKTRKINAMLQKAAGKPVNFKEMAETLRDVIEANIFVVSRRGKLLGFAINQQIENERMKKMLEDRQFPEEYTKSLFNIQETSPNLDVESEYTAFPVENKDLFRNGLTTIVPINGGGERLGTLILARLEEQFHDDDLILAEYGATVVGMEILREKAEEIEEEARSKAVVQMAISSLSYSELEAIEHIFEELNGNEGLLVASKIADRVGITRSVIVNALRKLESAGVIESRSLGMKGTYIKVLNDKFLVELEKLKAN; this comes from the coding sequence ATGGATTTACTAAGTAAAACAAGAAAAATTAATGCAATGCTTCAAAAAGCGGCAGGAAAACCCGTTAATTTTAAAGAAATGGCTGAAACATTGCGTGACGTCATTGAAGCAAATATTTTCGTTGTCAGCCGCCGCGGAAAATTATTAGGATTTGCAATCAATCAGCAAATCGAAAATGAACGTATGAAGAAAATGCTTGAAGACCGCCAATTTCCTGAAGAATATACAAAGAGCTTGTTCAATATTCAGGAAACATCACCAAACCTTGATGTTGAAAGTGAATATACTGCATTTCCGGTTGAAAACAAAGACTTATTCCGCAATGGATTAACTACAATCGTTCCAATTAATGGAGGCGGTGAGCGCTTAGGTACTTTGATTTTGGCAAGGCTTGAAGAACAGTTCCATGACGATGATTTAATTCTTGCCGAATATGGTGCGACCGTTGTAGGAATGGAGATTTTGCGTGAAAAGGCTGAAGAAATTGAAGAAGAAGCTCGCAGCAAAGCAGTTGTTCAAATGGCAATCAGCTCTTTATCATACAGCGAATTGGAAGCAATTGAACACATTTTCGAGGAACTAAACGGTAATGAAGGATTGCTGGTTGCTTCAAAAATCGCTGACCGTGTAGGTATTACCCGTTCAGTTATTGTAAATGCCCTCCGCAAATTGGAGAGTGCCGGCGTCATTGAATCAAGATCACTTGGGATGAAAGGAACGTATATCAAAGTATTGAATGATAAGTTCCTTGTCGAATTGGAAAAACTAAAAGCAAATTAA
- the flgB gene encoding flagellar basal body rod protein FlgB, whose product MKLFANTFSTLENALNYSSLKQKVISQNIANVDTPDYKAKDVSFKTIFQQEFNSSFENYRTDKRHFRFEGSSAGNSAVVTKKNVSYSQNGNSVDIDQEMANLAANQIYYNALIERLNGKFASLQSVIKGGK is encoded by the coding sequence TTGAAGTTATTTGCCAATACGTTTTCTACTTTAGAAAATGCATTAAATTATTCATCATTGAAGCAAAAAGTCATCTCGCAAAATATTGCAAATGTCGATACACCTGATTACAAAGCAAAAGATGTCAGCTTCAAAACAATTTTTCAACAAGAGTTCAATTCATCATTTGAAAACTATCGGACTGACAAAAGGCATTTTCGTTTTGAAGGGTCGTCTGCCGGAAATAGCGCGGTTGTTACGAAAAAAAATGTATCTTACAGCCAAAATGGTAACAGTGTTGACATTGATCAGGAAATGGCGAACCTTGCTGCAAATCAAATCTATTACAATGCACTAATTGAAAGATTAAATGGGAAATTTGCTTCTCTTCAAAGTGTCATTAAAGGTGGGAAATAG
- the flgC gene encoding flagellar basal body rod protein FlgC codes for MTMFHSMNTTASALTAQRLRMDVISSNMANVDSTRANYVNGQWQPYKRKMVVMQPAEGQFSSFLNKAMNMSESKTIGSGVKVTRIAEDNTPFKMVYDPEHPDADENGYVALPNVDPLKEMVDLISATRSYEANVTVFNASKAMMMKALEIGK; via the coding sequence ATGACCATGTTTCATAGTATGAACACGACAGCCTCCGCACTAACGGCCCAAAGATTAAGAATGGATGTCATTTCCTCAAATATGGCTAATGTAGATTCTACCAGAGCCAATTATGTTAATGGACAATGGCAGCCATATAAAAGAAAAATGGTTGTGATGCAACCGGCGGAAGGACAATTTTCATCTTTCTTAAATAAAGCAATGAACATGAGTGAATCAAAAACAATCGGAAGCGGCGTAAAAGTCACACGGATTGCGGAAGATAATACCCCTTTTAAGATGGTATACGACCCGGAACATCCGGACGCCGATGAAAATGGTTATGTTGCTTTGCCTAATGTTGATCCGCTGAAAGAAATGGTTGATCTGATCAGTGCGACAAGATCATATGAAGCAAATGTTACTGTATTCAACGCTTCTAAAGCGATGATGATGAAAGCTTTAGAAATTGGAAAGTAA
- the fliE gene encoding flagellar hook-basal body complex protein FliE — protein MENISFPLTAHVLKPEGKEAPTYTYTPYEVQRKFSAVLKEQIEKMNEAQNQSDLMTEKLARGENVDLHQVMIASQKANITLQATIEIRNKVIEAYQEIMRMQV, from the coding sequence ATGGAAAACATATCGTTTCCGTTAACGGCTCATGTATTAAAACCTGAAGGAAAAGAGGCACCCACTTATACATATACACCATACGAAGTACAGCGAAAATTTTCGGCCGTACTTAAAGAGCAAATTGAAAAAATGAATGAAGCCCAAAATCAATCAGATTTAATGACTGAAAAACTAGCCCGCGGAGAAAATGTTGACTTGCATCAAGTAATGATTGCTTCACAAAAGGCAAACATCACTTTACAGGCAACAATTGAAATTCGCAATAAAGTAATTGAAGCTTATCAAGAAATCATGAGAATGCAAGTTTAA
- the fliF gene encoding flagellar basal-body MS-ring/collar protein FliF, which translates to MNQSFQKYIAKIKEYWTSRTKKQKITILAVFLTVVIFSAALVFFTTRTTMAPLYSNLSPSETGAIKESLDEKGIKSEITDEGTTIKVPEEYVDTLKVELAAEGIPKSGNIDYSFFGQNAGLGMTENEFNVLKLDAMQTELANLIKGIDGIKDAKVMINLPETGIFVSDQPEEASASIVLETKPGYQFEEEQIKALYHLVSKSVPNLPTDNIVIMNQNFEYFDLKKEKSSPSAAFASQQEIKKQVERDVQRQVQNMLGTLMGRDKVVVSVTADIDFTQEKREENIVEPVDKENMEGIAISAQKITETFTGNPEQAGGIVGTGENDVTNYNEAAQGSNGDYEKIEETINNEVNRIRKKITESPYKIRDLGIQVMVEPPVPDDPNSLPQERVDDIQKILSTIVRTTIDKKAADTELTDEMIEDKVVVSVQPFNGKIEFSDEKAPVLPWWAYVVGGILLAIIGLLIFLYIRAKRKQEFEEDFAEEEDTVPFNVPDVNEEQDTESSLRRKQLEKLAKEKPEDFAKLLRTWIAED; encoded by the coding sequence ATGAATCAATCGTTTCAAAAATATATAGCAAAAATAAAAGAATATTGGACTTCGAGAACAAAGAAGCAAAAGATTACAATTTTAGCAGTATTTCTTACTGTCGTTATTTTTTCAGCTGCACTCGTGTTTTTTACAACGAGAACCACAATGGCTCCTTTATACAGCAACTTGTCTCCTTCAGAAACAGGCGCCATAAAGGAAAGCCTTGATGAAAAAGGAATCAAATCAGAAATAACTGATGAAGGTACAACAATAAAAGTACCTGAAGAATATGTAGATACGTTAAAAGTTGAGTTGGCTGCCGAGGGAATTCCTAAGTCCGGAAATATTGATTATTCGTTTTTCGGCCAGAATGCGGGCCTCGGCATGACCGAAAACGAGTTCAATGTATTAAAGCTCGATGCTATGCAAACCGAACTGGCAAATTTGATTAAAGGCATTGACGGGATTAAAGATGCGAAGGTGATGATTAACCTTCCGGAAACCGGGATATTTGTGTCCGATCAACCTGAAGAGGCGTCAGCTTCAATCGTCTTAGAAACAAAACCCGGCTATCAGTTTGAAGAAGAGCAAATAAAAGCACTTTATCATTTAGTTTCAAAAAGTGTTCCAAATCTTCCTACTGATAATATCGTCATTATGAATCAGAATTTTGAGTATTTTGACTTAAAAAAAGAAAAATCTTCACCGTCTGCCGCATTTGCTTCGCAGCAGGAAATTAAAAAGCAAGTTGAGCGTGATGTACAGCGCCAAGTTCAAAACATGCTTGGCACTCTTATGGGCCGTGATAAAGTTGTTGTTTCCGTTACTGCAGATATCGACTTTACACAAGAAAAAAGGGAAGAAAACATCGTTGAACCGGTAGATAAAGAAAATATGGAAGGTATTGCAATCAGTGCCCAAAAAATTACGGAAACATTCACAGGCAATCCAGAACAGGCCGGCGGCATCGTTGGTACCGGCGAAAATGATGTGACGAATTATAATGAAGCAGCGCAAGGATCAAATGGGGATTATGAAAAAATAGAAGAAACAATTAACAATGAGGTAAACCGGATTCGGAAAAAAATTACCGAAAGCCCATATAAAATTCGTGATTTGGGGATTCAAGTAATGGTTGAACCTCCAGTACCTGACGATCCGAATTCGCTTCCGCAAGAGCGAGTGGACGATATTCAGAAAATTTTAAGCACTATTGTTCGAACAACGATTGATAAAAAAGCTGCAGATACAGAATTAACAGATGAAATGATAGAGGATAAAGTGGTCGTTTCTGTTCAGCCATTCAATGGGAAAATTGAATTTTCCGATGAAAAAGCTCCTGTTCTTCCTTGGTGGGCATATGTCGTTGGAGGAATATTGTTAGCAATTATTGGACTATTGATCTTTCTATATATTAGAGCGAAGAGAAAGCAAGAATTTGAGGAAGATTTCGCTGAGGAAGAAGATACAGTTCCATTTAACGTACCCGATGTTAATGAGGAGCAAGATACTGAAAGCAGTCTGAGAAGGAAACAGCTTGAGAAATTGGCAAAAGAAAAACCGGAAGACTTCGCAAAACTGCTCCGGACATGGATCGCTGAGGATTAG
- the fliG gene encoding flagellar motor switch protein FliG produces MAKKEQKELTGKQKAAILLITLGPDVSASVYKHLTEEEIEKLTLEISGVRKVEPHSKEQVIEEFHNIALAQDYISQGGIGFAKTVLEKALGPEQASAIINRLTSSLQVRPFDFARKADPAQILNFIQNEHPQTIALILSYLDAAQAGQILSELPQEMQADVARRIAEMDRTSPEIINEVEQILERKLSATVTQDYTQTGGIEAVVEVLNGVDRATERTILEALEIQDPELAEEIKKRMFVFEDIVTLDNRAIQRVIRDCENEDLMLALKVSSDEVREIVYKNMSQRMVETFKEEMELMGPVRLRDVEEAQSRIVAIIRRLEESGEIIVARGGGDDIIV; encoded by the coding sequence ATGGCAAAAAAAGAACAAAAGGAATTAACAGGAAAGCAGAAAGCAGCCATACTTCTAATTACACTCGGCCCGGATGTATCTGCCTCTGTGTATAAGCATTTGACTGAAGAGGAAATCGAAAAGTTGACATTGGAAATATCAGGGGTCAGAAAAGTTGAACCACACTCAAAAGAACAAGTGATAGAGGAATTTCATAATATAGCACTTGCACAAGATTATATTTCACAAGGAGGAATAGGCTTCGCCAAGACTGTTTTGGAAAAAGCACTTGGACCGGAACAGGCGTCTGCCATTATTAACCGTCTAACTTCTTCTCTCCAGGTCAGACCTTTTGACTTTGCGCGAAAGGCCGACCCGGCACAAATCTTGAATTTTATTCAAAATGAGCACCCGCAAACAATTGCGTTAATACTGTCATATCTTGATGCAGCCCAAGCAGGACAAATACTCTCCGAGCTTCCGCAGGAAATGCAGGCTGATGTTGCGAGAAGAATAGCAGAAATGGACAGAACATCTCCGGAAATTATTAATGAGGTGGAGCAGATCCTCGAAAGAAAACTTTCAGCAACGGTTACGCAGGATTATACACAAACAGGCGGCATTGAAGCAGTGGTGGAAGTTCTTAACGGAGTAGATCGGGCTACCGAGCGGACGATTTTAGAAGCACTCGAAATTCAAGATCCGGAATTAGCTGAAGAAATCAAGAAAAGAATGTTTGTATTTGAAGACATTGTTACACTAGATAATCGTGCAATTCAGAGGGTCATCCGTGATTGTGAAAACGAAGATTTGATGCTTGCATTGAAAGTTTCGAGTGATGAAGTTAGAGAGATCGTTTATAAAAATATGTCCCAACGTATGGTTGAAACATTCAAGGAAGAAATGGAATTAATGGGGCCGGTTCGCCTTCGTGATGTAGAAGAGGCCCAATCACGAATTGTCGCAATCATCCGCAGGCTTGAAGAGTCCGGAGAGATTATCGTCGCCCGCGGCGGAGGAGATGATATCATTGTCTAG
- the fliH gene encoding flagellar assembly protein FliH, whose amino-acid sequence MISLSRLIKSYWANQEKDGNKVISIKVLRRAELENEKQAFDSTDSERNSLIEQAHKDAEQIVSKANDHARMIKRLVEDEKLAWEQEKAALIEQAKHEGFQAGYKEGRQKGFQEYKESIELAREVIDSAKNDYRLTLESSDKAILELALKVSEKILGKIIDRNEEEFLHLVKRALKEAREYREIQLHVHPIHYGFLLAQKEELLSIFPRETNFYIYPDEDLSKTSCIIESANGRIDASIDSQLEQVKKKLFELLESEE is encoded by the coding sequence ATGATATCATTGTCTAGGTTAATCAAATCCTACTGGGCAAACCAGGAAAAAGACGGCAACAAAGTGATTTCGATTAAAGTATTGCGCCGAGCTGAACTTGAAAATGAAAAACAAGCATTTGACTCAACAGATTCTGAAAGAAACAGCTTAATAGAGCAGGCGCACAAAGATGCAGAACAAATTGTTTCAAAAGCAAACGACCATGCGAGAATGATCAAAAGGCTGGTCGAAGATGAAAAGCTTGCTTGGGAACAAGAAAAAGCAGCCCTTATTGAACAAGCAAAACATGAAGGGTTTCAAGCGGGCTATAAAGAAGGAAGGCAAAAAGGATTTCAGGAATACAAAGAATCAATCGAGCTGGCCCGTGAAGTGATTGATTCAGCAAAAAATGATTACAGACTGACCCTTGAGTCATCTGATAAAGCAATTTTGGAATTGGCACTTAAAGTATCTGAAAAAATACTTGGGAAAATAATCGATAGAAACGAAGAAGAATTTCTCCATCTTGTAAAAAGAGCATTAAAAGAAGCAAGAGAATATCGGGAAATTCAGTTGCATGTACACCCCATCCATTATGGATTTTTGCTGGCGCAAAAAGAAGAGCTGCTATCGATTTTCCCGAGAGAAACAAATTTTTATATTTATCCAGATGAAGATTTATCCAAAACAAGCTGCATTATAGAGTCAGCGAACGGACGAATAGATGCAAGCATTGACAGCCAACTGGAACAAGTGAAAAAGAAGCTTTTTGAACTGTTGGAGAGTGAAGAATAA